A region from the Coffea eugenioides isolate CCC68of chromosome 9, Ceug_1.0, whole genome shotgun sequence genome encodes:
- the LOC113782514 gene encoding carboxyl-terminal-processing peptidase 1, chloroplastic-like encodes MPHRSCECRHTYGYPDEVVLAVDDERRYLGKAVDRLVRQLEEAREISHGQARSIRDLEQSLRVEVERTDTLHRQLHDTHQHLFTLKGQLRERARGIMLDCEVLLDMAAEAPPRATDPELMDEVDTLGSGDELLSVNGVDIRGKSAFEASSLLQGPGETFVDITVKHGNCGPVQALEVQRQSVAKTPVFYRLEQSENGTTSVGYVHLKEFNALARKDLVIAIKRLEDTGAQYFVLDLRDNLGGLVQAGIEIAKLFLNKGETVTYTVGRDPEYVKNIVAEVPPLVSAPVIVFVNKNTASASEIVATALHDNCRAVLVGERTYGKGLIQSVFELHDGSGVVVTVGKYVTPNHMDINGNGVEPDFRSLPSWDEVMNNLSKCHKPPEG; translated from the exons ATGCCGCACCGATCTTGTGAGTGTCGCCATACGTATGGCTATCCCGACGAGGTCGTCTTGGCGGTGGATGACGAGCGACGTTACCTGGGGAAAGCGGTCGATCGCTTGGTTAGACAGctggaggaggctagagagATTAGCCACGGGCAGGCTAGGAGTATTAGGGATTTGGAGCAGAGCCTCCGAGTTGAGGTGGAAAGGACGGACACTCTTCATCGACAGCTTCatgacacacaccagcacctcttcacTTTGAAGGGGCAACTGAGGGAGAGGGCTCGGGGTATCATGCTAGACTGTGAGGTTCTATtagatatggccgcggaggcaccaccACGAGCTACCGACCCAGAGCTGATGGACGAGGTGGATACTCTAGGTTCC GGAGATGAATTGCTGTCTGTTAATGGGGTGGATATAAGAGGGAAATCTGCCTTTGAAGCATCATCTCTATTACAAGGTCCCGGTGAAACATTTGTGGACATCACG GTCAAGCATGGAAACTGTGGACCTGTCCAAGCCCTTGAGGTCCAGAGGCAATCTGTTGCAAAAACTCCCGTTTTTTATCGCTTGGAGCAGAGTGAAAATGGAACCACATCCGTTGGTTATGTGCACTTGAAAGAGTTTAATGCGCTGGCAAGAAAAGATTTGGTTATAG CAATCAAGCGACTCGAGGACACGGGTGCTCAATATTTTGTGCTTGATCTTAGAGATAATCTTGGTGGACTAGTACAG GCTGGGATTGAAATTGCTAAACTCTTTCTAAACAAAGGGGAGACG GTGACTTATACTGTTGGAAGGGATCCTGAATATGTCAAAAATATTGTAGCAGAAGTTCCACCTCTAGTTTCGGCTCCTGTTATT GTTTTTGTGAACAAAAATACTGCGAGTGCAAGTGAAATT GTGGCCACTGCACTTCACGATAATTGCAGAGCTGTTCTGGTGGGGGAAAGGACTTATGGGAAG GGACTGATTCAATCTGTTTTTGAGCTGCATGATGGATCTGGCGTTGTTGTCACTGTTGGGAAGTATGTTACACCAAATCACATGGACATAAATGGCAATGGGGTTGAGCCTGATTTCCGCAGCCTCCCTT CTTGGGATGAAGTCATGAATAATTTGTCTAAGTGCCATAAGCCACCAGAAGGATGA
- the LOC113782513 gene encoding uncharacterized protein LOC113782513 — MDKNVKRRKRYAEMPHSQKADLLRRRRERNASKKAATAVPSSDETIRFQRPVENSRDYFSSTPLGYTQTGVVLVGAVDSSIPASSSLNDNRENLFITQSEYVTSSSYPTPASLPSQLSRGRNLQHVPSRLSRLENIPTQSAILPPTPNCEHCGAKRFPSEPLSFCCSEGEISVVAPAMPNALKRLFIGNDEECEHFRKNSRTYNNNVAFTSYGAKYDRELTKNTKGVYTFRVQGQVYHFLDGLISPSDKSSGVQLYFFDTDEELTNRVQNSDKLRPATLKLLMTILQENPYRRFFKELRHVQAIETHTIVLRCYPGLDQRVFNLPTASQVAAIWTEPDDELAEKSPHIQVYSHSNASYRVQSYYACYDPLQYPLLFPRGESGWHRGIKRLFSKRKKPDTDDPEVHVDFSSAQDSSALFHFEDIAARQKTSQDYTVSAREYYCYRLQIRDNDDSMLIHSLRLFQQFVVGTYIKIETSRLDFHRKRQTEIRTEILQRVLDSVPIGQTQGSRVGRRIVLPASFIGGPRDMRRRYLDAMTLVQKYGKPDIFLTMTCNPMWKEIQENLQYHEKPQDRPDLLARVFRATFEMLKVELLKKQIFGEVAACVYVIEFQKRGFPHAHLLLILKSGSKLLNPESYDKIVCAEIPDPVKNRHLYSLVIKHMIHGPCGYRDKQSPCMRAGKCKNHYPKNFAPYTVHGEDNYACYRRRDDGRKIKVRKHELNNQWVIPYSPYLLALFDCHINVEICSTVKLVKYLYKYIFKGHDLISFNLLDQASSGTIDEINSFQQARWVSPPEALWRIYEFRLTEMNPAVYTLQVHLPDQQFVSFDKSSDLWYLLRKIDFSKTMLTEFFRMNKTNTTAQNLKCLYRDFPQHFVWTPKTKTWSERSRRTIIGRLVTVEPKEGERCYLRLLLKHIPGPTSFDDLLMARGHKTASFREACLELDLLQSDSYIEQALEEAAHFQMPYLLRSLFAMLLFYCCPKDPKHLWQSFEEHLSSDYKRSSAHRHCTPIKIKRKVLWDINVTLEHMGKTLDDYHFLEDSFASCHGERLTKEVQSETTIPIDPKDLLLAQKMNSDQRHAFDLILDSVSCSKGQAFFVDGPGGTGKTFLYRSLLASLRSEGYVAIAVATSGVAASLLPGGRTAHSRFKIPLDFSKQKACQLSKQSSVARLIVDAKLILWDEASMAKREAIEAFHCLLTDIMESDLPFGGKTIVFGGDFRQTLPVIEHLPPPDLVQSTLLCSHLWSHMCKLQLGTNMRAALDPAFSAFLLRVGEGVEPVDEHGQISLPSHMVIPYHNKEESLDRLLGTIFPDMNLYSCDPYQMINRCVLCPKNCSVDEINEMMIAKFPGCLHRYISCDRTVDRRYQADYQDFLNSLNPKGLPHHELLLKENCPIMLLRNLNPTEGLCNGTRLICRELAEHTISAEIVSSLHRGKKVFIPKISLQTSDTEKHGIPFIRTQFLVRLCFAMIINKSQGQTLDYVGIYLREPVFSHGQLYVALSRARNSSAVKVLIAPGCTMLSQLKTSCLDLRVGPAK, encoded by the exons ATGGATAAAAATGTTAAGAGACGTAAGAGGTATGCGGAAATGCCGCATAGCCAGAAAGCTGACCTGCTCCGTCGCCGTCGAGAACGGAACGCTTCAAAGAAGGCAGCCACTGCTGTGCCTTCTTCTGATGAAACGATCCGTTTTCAAAGACCTGTCGAGAATAGCCGAGATTATTTTAGTAGTACTCCACTAGGATATACTCAGACTGGTGTTGTTTTGGTTGGCGCTGTGGATAGTTCCATCCCAGCTTCTTCATCTTTAAATGACAATAGGGAAAATCTGTTCATTACTCAGTCAGAATATGTTACTTCATCTTCTTATCCTACGCCAGCCTCTCTTCCGTCGCAACTTTCTCGAG GTAGGAATCTTCAGCATGTGCCTTCCAGATTATCTCGGCTAGAAAATATTCCAACCCAATCTGCTATTCTTCCTCCTACTCCAAATTGTGAACACTGTGGTGCCAAACGCTTCCCTTCAGAACCTCTTTCTTTTTGTTGCTCTGAAGGTGAAATCTCTGTTGTTGCTCCTGCTATGCCTAATGCTCTTAAGCGCCTATTCATTGGTAATGATGAGGAATGCGAGCACTTTAGGAAGAACTCCCGTACATATAATAATAATGTGGCGTTCACGTCTTATGGTGCTAAGTATGATCGTGAGCtgacaaaaaatacaaaagggGTTTATACATTTCGAGTCCAGGGCCAGGTATATCACTTCTTGGATGGTCTAATCTCTCCGTCTGATAAATCCTCGGGAGTTCAGTTATATTTTTTTGACACTGATGAAGAGCTCACAAACAGAGTTCAAAATTCTGATAAGCTTCGGCCAGCCACCCTCAAGCTGTTAATGACAATCCTGCAAGAAAATCCTTATAGGCGGTTTTTTAAAGAACTTAGGCATGTTCAGGCCATTGAGACCCATACTATAGTTCTTAGGTGCTATCCTGGCCTAGATCAGCGTGTCTTTAATCTTCCTACTGCCTCTCAAGTTGCCGCTATATGGACCGAGCCAGATGATGAGTTGGCTGAGAAAAGCCCCCACATTCAGGTTTATAGCCATTCCAACGCAAGTTATAGGGTCCAATCATATTATGCGTGTTACGATCCTCTTCAGTATCCTCTTCTCTTCCCTAGAGGTGAATCTGGTTGGCATCGTGGGATCAAGAGGCTATTCTCAAAAAGGAAGAAACCTGATACTGATGACCCAGAAGTTCATGTTGATTTTTCTTCTGCCCAGGATTCTTCTGCCTTATTCCACTTTGAAGATATAG cTGCTCGGCAAAAAACCTCTCAAGACTATACTGTTTCTGCTAGGGAGTACTATTGTTATCGGCTGCAAATAAGAGACAATGATGATTCTATGTTGATTCATAGCCTGAGATTATTTCAGCAATTTGTTGTTGGTACATATATAAAAATTGAAACATCTAGACTGGATTTTCATAGAAAGCGGCAAACTGAAATTAGAACAGAGATCCTTCAACGGGTTCTAGACAGTGTTCCAATAGGCCAAACACAGGGGTCTAGAGTCGGCCGTCGAATTGTATTGCCTGCTTCATTTATTGGCGGCCCAAGGGACATGAGAAGAAGATATCTTGATGCAATGACCTTGGTTCAAAAGTACGGCAAGCCTGACATATTTCTTACCATGACTTGCAATCCGATGTGGAAAGAAATTCAGGAGAATCTTCAATACCATGAAAAACCACAGGATAGGCCTGATTTGCTGGCTAGAGTTTTTAGAGCTACGTTTGAAATGTTAAAGGTTGAACTCCTTAAGAAACAGATTTTTGGTGAGGTTGCAGCCTGTGTCTATGTTATTGAATTCCAAAAGCGAGGCTTTCCACATGCCCATTTGCTGCTTATTCTTAAATCAGGCTCCAAACTATTGAATCCTGAATCATATGACAAAATTGTTTGTGCTGAAATACCAGACCCTGTCAAGAATAGGCATTTATATTCCCTGGTCATTAAGCATATGATTCATGGCCCCTGTGGTTATAGGGATAAACAAAGCCCGTGCATGAGAGCTGGTAAATGCAAAAATCATTATCCTAAAAACTTTGCTCCTTATACAGTTCATGGTGAGGACAACTATGCATGTTATAGAAGAAGAGATGATGGCAGAAAAATAAAGGTGCGCAAGCATGAGCTCAACAACCAATGGGTGATACCTTACAGCCCATACTTATTAGCTCTATTTGATTGCCACATCAATGTTGAGATCTGCTCCACTGTTAAGCTTGTTAAGTAcctttacaaatatatttttaaaggtCATGATCTTATCAGCTTTAATCTTCTTGACCAAGCATCTTCTGGTACCATTGATGAAATTAATTCCTTCCAGCAAGCACGTTGGGTTTCACCTCCGGAAGCTTTGTGGCGCATATATGAATTTCGCCTAACAGAAATGAATCCAGCAGTTTATACCCTCCAAGTCCACCTTCCTGACCAACAATTTGTTTCTTTTGATAAAAGTTCAGATCTGTGGTATCTGTTAAGGAAGATTGATTTTTCAAAGACTATGCTGACTGAGTTTTTCAGAATGAACAAAACCAATACCACAGCTCAGAATTTGAAATGTTTATATAGAGATTTCCCTCAACACTTTGTGTGGACACCAAAGACAAAGACATGGTCAGAGAGGAGTCGTAGAACGATCATAGGAAGGCTGGTAACTGTTGAACCTAAAGAAGGAGAAAGATGCTATTTAAGACTTTTACTCAAACATATTCCGGGTCCAACGTCATTTGATGACTTACTTATGGCTAGAGGTCATAAAACAGCCTCTTTTAGAGAGGCCTGTTTGGAGCTAGACTTGCTTCAATCTGATTCTTATATAGAACAAGCATTAGAGGAAGCAGCTCATTTCCAGATGCCTTATTTGTTAAGGTCTTTATTCGCAATGCTTCTTTTCTATTGCTGCCCGAAAGACCCTAAACATCTTTGGCAATCATTTGAAGAACATCTATCTTCTGATTATAAACGAAGCTCAGCTCATCGGCATTGCACGCCGATAAAGATCAAAAGAAAAGTTCTTTGGGATATTAATGTAACATTGGAGCACATGGGGAAAACCCTCGATGATTATCATTTTCTTGAAGATTCCTTTGCATCTTGCCATGGTGAGCGTCTGACCAAAGAAGTTCAAAGTGAAACAACCATACCTATTGATCCAAAAGATCTGCTTCTTGCTCAAAAAATGAATTCTGACCAGAGGCATGCATTTGACTTAATTCTGGATTCAGTATCCTGTTCAAAGGGTCAAGCTTTCTTTGTAGATGGTCCAGGTGGAACCGGGAAAACTTTCTTATATCGCTCGCTTCTTGCTTCTCTACGCTCAGAAGGATATGTCGCAATAGCAGTTGCCACATCTGGTGTTGCGGCATCGCTCCTCCCTGGTGGTAGAACTGCACATTCAAGGTTTAAGATCCCTTTGGACTTTTCAAAACAAAAGGCTTGTCAATTAAGTAAACAAAGCAGTGTTGCAAGGCTGATTGTTGATGCTAAATTAATCTTGTGGGATGAAGCTTCGATGGCAAAAAGAGAAGCAATAGAAGCGTTTCATTGTCTTCTTACAGATATAATGGAATCTGATCTACCATTTGGAGGAAAAACAATTGTTTTTGGCGGTGATTTTCGCCAAACCCTGCCTGTTATTGAACATCTACCTCCACCAGATTTGGTCCAATCAACTCTTTTATGCTCCCATTTATGGTCTCATATGTGTAAACTACAACTAGGAACAAATATGAGAGCTGCCTTAGATCCAGCATTTTCAGCTTTTTTGCTTAGAGTTGGAGAAGGTGTTGAACCTGTTGATGAACATGGTCAAATATCTCTACCATCTCATATGGTTATTCCTTATCATAACAAAGAAGAATCACTTGACAG GTTACTTGGGACCATATTTCCTGATATGAATCTATACTCATGTGATCCTTACCAAATGATAAATAGATGTGTCCTTTGCCCAAAAAACTGTTCAGTTGATGAAATTAATGAGATGATGATTGCAAAATTCCCTGGATGTCTTCACAGATATATAAGCTGTGATAGAACTGTTGATAGGAGATATCAAGCGGATTATCAGGACTTTCTAAATTCTTTGAACCCAAAAGGTCTACCTCATCATGAactcttgctcaaagaaaacTGTCCTATAATGCTCCTCAGAAATCTGAATCCAACAGAAGGTCTTTGCAATGGAACCAGATTAATCTGTAGAGAATTGGCTGAACACACAATTTCTGCCGAAATTGTCTCTAGCCTTCATAGAGGCAAAAAGGTCTTCATCCCAAAAATTTCCTTGCAAACTTCTGACACCGAAAAACACGGTATTCCATTCATACGGACACAATTTCTTGTCCGTTTATGCTTTGCAATGATAATCAATAAATCTCAGGGTCAGACTCTTGACTATGTTGGAATTTACCTCCGTGAACCAGTCTTTTCTCATGGCCAGCTTTATGTTGCTCTCTCTAGAGCTAGGAATTCTTCTGCAGTTAAAGTTTTGATTGCTCCGG GATGCACGATGTTATCTCAGTTAAAAACGTCCTGTCTGGATCTGAGGGTTGGACCTGCAAAGTAA